The Chryseobacterium sp. G0186 genome includes the window TAAAGTACATGGACATCACCACGGTAAGGGTATTGAAAGTACCGCTAAGTGCCGAGGTTGAAAACTTTCCTACAGAATTTTTCAGTTTATCCATATTTTCCTTGCTAAGGATATCGAAACCTGTTTTTGAATAGATATAGGAATGTATCTTATCTGAAAATACATTGAACTTGGCCATATAAGCCTGTGCATTTCCTAATTTATCAATAATCAGATCTGCAATAAAATAAATTGGTAAAATCAGAACAATAAGACTTGCAAACATTAAGGTAAATGCTGCAAGAGAGGATTTCCATTTTCTTTCTTCCTGAAGATAAAAATTGTATTTTCTGCAAACTACATAAATTGTAATAGCCCCTAAAACTGATGGAATAAACAATGCCAGATTAAAGCAGATCAACCCTGCCAATATCAGAATAATGGCCAGCAAGGCAACTTGTTTTATGGCAACACTGCTTATCTGATTGTCTTTATTCATTATCTTTTTTTATCTTTTGTTAGTTCTTAAACATAATTTGTCTCGGTTTCCCCAAGAAAGCACAGTAAGTAGAGTACATCACAATCATCATAAAAGGAGCTGTTAAAATAATACCTACTCCACAAAGAACAACCCCCGCAACAGATATAAGCATCCCTAGAATTCCTGTCAAAAGGAATGTACCATAATTTTCTTTAGCAATATTGAAAGACTTCGTTAAGGCATCGGTAGCAGAAGCATTTTCAAACAAAAGAATAGGATATCCTATCAAAAGTAAAGGATAAACAAAAATTAGCGGTAAAAAGCATAACATAGCCGCTACAGCATAAATAAGCCCGGAAAGGAAACTGTACAATAAAATATTTACAAAATTCTGACGGTATCCAATGAAAAGATCAGAGAACTCAATTGGATTCTTGGTATTGTATTTATTAACGATGTAGATTAATCCTACATATAATGGAGACAATAACAGCCCGAAAAGACCAGAAAACGTCATATACAACGGTAACCCAGGAGTAGCCCAATAATTATAGTCACCGGAAAAATCCACATCTTCCATCATAGAAGAAGAATTGAAACCAGTAACCAATTGAATAATATATCCTCCCAACATATAAATAATCATTGCTACCACTCCATAGCCAAAGACCCCTTTATACATTTCGAAAGCATGGGAAATAATAGATCCTGTTTCCCTGTTCGGGACAGAACCTTGTTGATCAAATTCGTTAAATTCAGACATAGTTTAAATATTTAATGATTTTACCAAAATTAACTTTTTTTGATAAAAAAACATATTAAACATTATTGAAATTTAACTTTTCTCCGAAAAAACCGTTTTGTATAATGAATAAATCATAGCATTCCAGAAAGGAAATGTGAATAATCCGCCTATTAAAAACAGGGTGAACCCCAGATACTTGAATAAAACAGCTACGAATACACATACCATTATTTCTACAAAGTAAATTCTGAGTGCCTTAAAATTTAAGGAAATAGCCTCAAAAATTCTCTTATCAGTAAAAAACATTAATGGAGCTACAAATACAGTCATGGCAACCCAGATTACAGCCAATAGCACAGTAGGAACCGTAAGCCTGTAAATCATAAACCAAAAAAGGTAATATCCTAGATATTTAAAAAAATTAAGCCCGTTGTAGCCTACAAAAAGATCTCCTATTACAATTTTTTCCCTAAGATCAAGTTTTCTGAAGATCTGAAACATTCCAAGGTTTAGAGGATACAAGAACGCTGTTGTTCCCCAGATAGCAAGGGTAAACATTTGATAGTTTTCTGTGGCACTTAGCTCTGCGATCTTTTTCATATAGGCTTTTGTGCTTTCCTTAAGAGCATCTGTTAACACTTGATTTTGCTCCCAAATTCCATATTTTGCTCCGAAGAAATACAGGGAAGTTAAAAAGATTCCAAAAAATATCATTGAAAACATCAACTGAAAAACCAGTGTTTTATTCCAGTAAAAAAAAGCCTGCTTCAGTATAAAATTTATTCCCGGTTTCTGAGGATATTTGCTCTGCATCATAAAAATTTTATGCAAAAGTAAACATCAATAATTATTTTTGTCGAATGTTTTCAGTGAATCATCAAAAATTTATAGAAATGGACGAACTTTCTCTCCAGAAGGTTCCCTACTTTTTCGTTATCGACTTTCTTTCAGAAAATGTTGAAATATACCCGGAAAATGAAATTGAAAAATCAGGTTTAATTATTGATTTCCAGAACTTTTCAACGATAAAAAAGGAACATAAGCTGAATAAAAAAATAGAATGGAAATCCTTTCCTGAGACCCTGGAAAGCTTTAAAACAGGGTTTGATAAGGTTCAAAAAAATATTCGCCTGGGAAATTCCTATCTTGTCAATTATACGAGAAAAACTAAAATTGAGACCAATTTAAGCCTTGAAGAGATTTTTTATCACTCAGATGCAAAGTATAAGATTTTTTATAAGGATTTTTTTGTATTTTTTTCTCCTGAAACTTTTGTAAAGATTCTTGACGGTAAAATTTTAACCTATCCCATGAAAGGCACCATTGATGCCTCCCTGGAAAATGCGGCAGAAATCCTGAAGAATGATAAAAAGGAAAAAGCAGAACATTATACCGTGGTAGACCTCCTTCGCAATGATCTGAGCATGGTTGCTGATGATGTACAAGTTGATCATTTTCAGCAAATAGACTTTATCAAAACCCGGCAAAAGGACCTCTATGCAATGAGTTCTGAAATTTCAGGAATTTTAAAACCTGAATTTGACGGAAGGATAGGGAGCATTATGCAGAAGCTTCTTCCGGCAGGCTCTATTTTGGGAGCTCCAAAACCCAAAACGCTGGAAATAATTTTAGATGCAGAGGGCTATGAAAGAGGATACTATACAGGAGTTTGCGGCTGGTTCGACGGTAAAAATGTAGATAGCTGTGTAATGATACGCTTTATTGAAAAAGAGGGAGATCAGCTCTATTTCAAAAGCGGAGGCGGAATAACGCACATGAGTAAATTAGAAGACGAATATCAGGAAATGAAAAACAAAATATATGTCCCAATTCATTGAAAGCATTAAGGTAGAAGATAAGGAGATTTTTTTATTGGAACTCCACCAAAAACGTGTCAATCAAACATTTTCCAATTTTGGAAAGGAGGGTTCCATTGATCTCGCCAAGATCTACAAAAATCTGCAGCATGATGAAGACGGACTTTTTAAACTAAGAATATCCTATGATCTGGATAAAAGGATCCGGACACAAATGATTCCCTATGCAATTCCTGAGATTCATGATTTTCAGCTGGTAGAAAACAACAGCTTCGATTATTCATTCAAGTTTGAGGACCGTAAAGAATTGGATAAAATGAAAATGAAGTCTAAAGCGGAGGAGATTATCATTGTTAAAAATAATCATATCACCGATACTTCATTTTCCAATATTCTGTTCTTAAAAGGCAAGGAATGGTTTACCCCTACTACTTATCTTCTGAACGGAGTACAGAGACAGCATCTCTTAAAGCAAAAAAAGATTAAGGAGGCAGAGATCACTTTACAAAATATAAAGCAATTTAGCCACTTCCAAATCATTAATGCTTTAAATGACTTCGATGATATGTTTATTTATCCTATCGACAGAATTATTAATCTGCCCGGGAGTGAGGAATATCTTGACCTTTAGTTTTCTTTCATGAAATTAAAGTAAGCTTTCTGCACATCCGCACTGTTTTTTCCGTAGGTATTTACTTCCAAAATCTTTGGTTGTACATCCGGTTTGAAGAAATTCTCCAAAACCCTGTCTAAAGTTAAATCATCTTCTACCCTAATATAGGAAAAGCCAAAGTGCTTTGCAAGATGTTCAGCATTTTTACGGTGCTTTGTCGCGATAAATTCATCCAGTGTATTGGGATTAGCATTTCCCGGTCCCGGAATGATTTTAAAGATATTTCCCTCACCATTATTGAAGATCATAATTCTTACAAATGGAGGGATATATTGGTTCCAAAGACCATTGATGTCATAAAAGAAACTCAGATCTCCCGTAATTAACAAAGTTGGGTTGGCATTTTTGATGGCAAACCCCATTGCAGTAGACGTTGAACCATCAATTCCGCTGGTTCCTCTGTTACAGTATATTTTTCTTTTGCCGAAATCAAATAACTGAGCATATCGAATCCCGGAAGAGTTGCTGAAATGGATATTATAATTTTCAGGAATTGTTTGTGCTGCCTTATTGAAAAAATAAAAATCTGAAAACTCAACAGTATTCAGGAACTGCTGATGTTTAGCATCTTTTTTATCCCTCAACACATCCCAAAGGTTAAAATAAGGTCTTGGCTCAAGGTTAATAAATTTCAATAACTTGGAAAAGAAAACCTCAGGTTTTACTTCTATTTTTTCTGTCAGAGAAAAATAAGTATCTGGTTGCCATACTTCATCCAGATGCCAGTGTTGTTTTGGTCTCGCACTTCTCAAAAACTGTTTTACTTTCTTTGAAACTACATTCTGCCCAACTGTGATCAACAGATCCGGAGCATACGTTTTGTAGTCCTCTTCCGTAAAGTTGAAGATATAGCGGTCTATATGTTTGAAGAACTTTTCATGATAAAGATTGGAGTTGGCTTCACTCAATACAACTACAGAATGATTTTTCACCAGCTGTGTCAGCTGATTCTCCAATTCTGGACTGTAATCTTTCGTTCCCACTAATAGCATAATTCTTTGAGAGGTATGCCATTCTGCAATCAGATTGGATGGTATCTCATATTCTTTATGTTTGATCGTTTTTTCAACTGTTGGGAAAGTTGGAAGCTCTGAAACCAATTCATATAAAGGTTCTTCCAAAGGAATATTAATATGAACCGGACCCTGCTTTTCAAAGCACAGCTCAATCGCCTTTTTAATCGTATCAAAATTAATATCTTCCGCATTCTCTTTACTGTCTTCCAAAAGCTGGAAATCACCATAAGAATGCTGATGAAAAACATCTTTCTGCCTGATCGTCTGCCCGTCAAAAATATCAATAAAATCCGTAGGTCTGTCAGCCGTTAAAACCAACAGTGGAATATTCTGATAAAAGGCTTCCGTTATGGCCGGATAGTAATTAACCACTGCTGATCCGCTTGTACAGGTAATTGCTGCCGGCTTTTTCTCACTTTTAGCCATTCCCATTGCAACAAAGGCTGCACTTCTTTCATCTACAATACTGTAGCAGTTAAAACTATCCACTTCTGAAAAGTGAATCGCCAAAGGAGCATTTCTTGATCCCGGCGAAATTACGATGTCTGCAATTCCGTACTGCTGAAGAAGATGTGCAAGTATTTGGATACTTCTCTTGGAAGAATATTTTTTCATACAGCAAATTTAACTTATAAATAATGATTTTAAAATCATTTAAATTAAAAAAAATGTAATTTTGCTATTCGTAAATTTCTAAAAATGGATAAAATACCTAGTGTAGACCTGCGTGATTTCCTTTCGGGTAACCCGGAACGCAAACAGAAATTTGTAAATGAAATCGGAAAAGCTTATGAAGAAATTGGGTTTGTTGCTTTAAAAGGCCACTTTCTTGATGACCAATTAGTAGATGAACTCTATGGAGAGGTTAAAAACTTTTTTGAGCAACCAGTGGAAACGAAAAAGAAGTATGAGATTCCAGGAATTGGTGGCCAGAGAGGCTATGTAGGATTCGGTAAAGAGACTGCAAAAGGCTTCAAAAAGGGAGACTTAAAAGAATTTTGGCACTTTGGACAGTATTTGTCTGATGATTCAAAATACAAAACTGAGTATCCTGACAATGTAATCGTTGACGAGCTTCCAAAATTCAACGAGGTAGGTAAGGAAGCATTCCAAATGCTTGAAAAGACAGGACAATATGTTCTAAGAGCATTAGCTTTACACCTTGGTTTAGATGAGTTCTATTTTGATGACAAGATTGCAGAAGGAAACTCTATTCTAAGACCCATCCACTATCCGCCAATCACTGAAGAACCTGATGATGCAGTAAGAGCAGCCGCTCATGGAGATATCAACCTTATCACTCTTTTAATGGGAGCACAAGGGAAAGGTCTTCAGGTTCAAAATCACAACGGTGAATGGATTGATGCCATCGCTGAACCGGATGAGTTGATGATCAACGTGGGAGATATGCTTTCAAGACATACCAACAACAAATTGAAATCTACCATCCACAGAGTAGTAAACCCGCCAAGAGAGATGTGGACTACTTCAAGATATTCAATTCCTTTCTTTATGCACCCTATCAGTGCAATGTCTTTAAATGCTCTTGATAACTGTATAGACGAAAACAATCCAAAATTGTACGAAGATACAACAGCAGGAGAATTCTTACATGAAAGACTCATTGAATTGGGCTTGATTAAGAAATAATAAAATAAAGTAATCACAACAAAGTAGTCAATAATTAATCGTCAAGCTGGTAACAGTCTGATTAATTATTGACTATTTTTTTTATGCTTACTTCTATTATACGCATTACTAAAGGAAAAAATATAGGAATATTATTTTAGCTTTTTATAATTTTAACATAATATATTGTATTTAATTAAACATATTTTGATTAATTTTATTCCACGATCAAATTTTTAATTAAATAAATATGAAAAATCTAAAAAAACTAAGAAAAGACCAATTAAAAAGTATTTCTGGTGCAGGAATTCAACTTCCGGAACCAGATTTTTGTATGTATTACTGCAATGGTACAGTAGTCTGTGCAACTTGTAGTGATGATTTCAAATGCCCTGATATGAATAATGACATGTAAAATCATTAATATACAATAATACAACCACTCCTTACCGAGTGGTTTTTTGATTCAAATAGTTCCAAGAAATTATACTTTATTTTTATTTTGAGTATCTTTATTTAACATCAAACAAAAAATCATATGAAAAACTCAAAAAAACTTAGTAAAAATGAATTGAAATTAATTTCCGGAGGGATAAGCTATCCTTTTCCCGGAGAATGTTTCTATGTATGTAGTGATGGAATCATGTATCGTGAACTTTGTAGGGTAGAATTCATCTGTCCTGATGGTGAACAACCTGTCATACATTAAAAATAAGAACCATTCTTTTCGGAATGGTTTTTTTCTGTCCGTTTTAATTGGGAACTAGCAATAATGAATAATTTCCCTACTTTATTACGTTATTCAGATTTCTTTATTTTAAAGGAAAGGATTAAAATTATTCTATTCATCTGTTTAAGATATCATAAATTGATTTATTTCTCAAAATACAGCTACCCTAGGTTTAATAGAAGATATGTCTTAAAAACACAGCTATCTCTGTTTGGGGATAGCCATTTTAGTTTATACTTGTTTTTCATGTAGATTTCTATAAGAAACATTATTATATGATATGAAATAGGGTAATGATGAGATCAATACATTTGAGGAGCTTTCTCCCGCTATCCACTTTTACTCCTCGCTCATGGGCTTTCCCTGCTCTTGCTGCGGGGTAACCGTTACTATCGGGGCTAAAGAATGGTCAAATGAATGAATATGTATGTTTAGATCCTTACAGGATGACAACACCGGATTGGTTTGAGCGTTATGTACTATTATATTTTGTTGTATGGCACAAAAAAAAAGTCCCTTATCTTTCGATAAAGGACTTTTAAAAATAAAATAAAAACTGGCGGCGGCCTACTCTCCCGCGTTAGCAGTACCATCGGCGCTGGTGGGCTTAACTTCTGTGTTCGGAATGGGAACAGGTGAGCCCCACCGCTAAAACCACCCTAAATAAGGTATATATCGTATAATGTCGGTTGTATCATGTATAATGTATTTACACTATACTTTGTACATCCTACATTGTACAAGTTTTATATTCGATAAAAACCTTCACAAAGAGCTAACCTTGCTGCACCTTCGGTGCGCCATATCAGGCTATAAATCTACGGGTAATTAGTACTACTCGGCTATGACATTACTGTCTTTACACCTATAGCCTATCAACGTGGTCATCTCCCACGACCCTTAAAAGATGTCTCATCTTGAGGCGAGTTTCGCACTTATATGCTTTCAGTGCTTATCTCTTCCAAACGTAGCTACTCAGCAGTGCACCTGGCGGTACAACTGATACACCAGAGGTTTGTTCAATTCGGTCCTCTCGTACTAGAATCAAGCCCTCTCAAACATCTAACGCCCGCAATAGATAGAGACCGAACTGTCTCACGACGTTCTGAACCCAGCTCGCGTGCCACTTTAATGGGCGAACAGCCCAACCCTTGGGACCTTCTCCAGCCCCAGGATGTGACGAGCCGACATCGAGGTGCCGAACCTCCCCGTCGATGTGAGCTCTTGGGGGAGACTAGCCTGTTATCCCCGGAGTACCTTTTATCCTATGAGCGATGGCCCTTCCATACGGAACCACCGGATCACTATGTCCTGCTTTCGCACCTGATCGACTTGTTGGTCTCACAGTCAAGCACCCTTATGCCATTACACTCTACGCACGGTTACCAAGCGTGCTGAGGGTACCTTTGAAAGCCTCCGTTACTCTTTTGGAGGCGACCACCCCAGTCAAACTACCCACCACGCAATGTCCTTCCATGGGAAGTTAGGCTCCAAGTAAGTAAAGGGTGGTATTTCAACGTCGGCTCCACCAACACTAGCGTGCCAGCTTCATAGCCTCCCACCTATCCTACACATTACTTACTCAAAGTCAATACGAAGTTATAGTAAAGGTTCACAGGGTCTTTTCGTCCCATTGCGGGTACTCGGCATCTTCACCGAGACTACAATTTCACAGAGCTCATGGTTGAGACAGTGCCCAGATCGTTACACCATTCGTGCAGGTCGGAACTTACCCGACAAGGAATTTCGCTACCTTAGGACCGTTATAGTTACGGCCGCCGTTTACTGGGGCTTCAGTCAATGCCTTCGGTTTAACCCTAAGCACCTTCCTTAACCTTCCAGCACCGGGCAGGTGTCAGACCCTATACTGCATCTTTCGATTTTGCAGAGTCCTGTGTTTTTGATAAACAGTCGCCTGGGCCTCTTTACTGCGGCCACCATTGCTGATGGCGTCTCTTCTCCCGAAGTTACGAGACTATTTTGCCTAGTTCCTTAACCATGATTCACTCTAGCACCTTAGGATTCTCTCCTCG containing:
- a CDS encoding beta-carotene 15,15'-monooxygenase — protein: MSEFNEFDQQGSVPNRETGSIISHAFEMYKGVFGYGVVAMIIYMLGGYIIQLVTGFNSSSMMEDVDFSGDYNYWATPGLPLYMTFSGLFGLLLSPLYVGLIYIVNKYNTKNPIEFSDLFIGYRQNFVNILLYSFLSGLIYAVAAMLCFLPLIFVYPLLLIGYPILLFENASATDALTKSFNIAKENYGTFLLTGILGMLISVAGVVLCGVGIILTAPFMMIVMYSTYCAFLGKPRQIMFKN
- a CDS encoding bacteriocin: MKNSKKLSKNELKLISGGISYPFPGECFYVCSDGIMYRELCRVEFICPDGEQPVIH
- a CDS encoding bacteriocin-like protein — encoded protein: MKNLKKLRKDQLKSISGAGIQLPEPDFCMYYCNGTVVCATCSDDFKCPDMNNDM
- a CDS encoding isopenicillin N synthase family dioxygenase, whose product is MDKIPSVDLRDFLSGNPERKQKFVNEIGKAYEEIGFVALKGHFLDDQLVDELYGEVKNFFEQPVETKKKYEIPGIGGQRGYVGFGKETAKGFKKGDLKEFWHFGQYLSDDSKYKTEYPDNVIVDELPKFNEVGKEAFQMLEKTGQYVLRALALHLGLDEFYFDDKIAEGNSILRPIHYPPITEEPDDAVRAAAHGDINLITLLMGAQGKGLQVQNHNGEWIDAIAEPDELMINVGDMLSRHTNNKLKSTIHRVVNPPREMWTTSRYSIPFFMHPISAMSLNALDNCIDENNPKLYEDTTAGEFLHERLIELGLIKK
- a CDS encoding aminodeoxychorismate synthase component I; this translates as MFSVNHQKFIEMDELSLQKVPYFFVIDFLSENVEIYPENEIEKSGLIIDFQNFSTIKKEHKLNKKIEWKSFPETLESFKTGFDKVQKNIRLGNSYLVNYTRKTKIETNLSLEEIFYHSDAKYKIFYKDFFVFFSPETFVKILDGKILTYPMKGTIDASLENAAEILKNDKKEKAEHYTVVDLLRNDLSMVADDVQVDHFQQIDFIKTRQKDLYAMSSEISGILKPEFDGRIGSIMQKLLPAGSILGAPKPKTLEIILDAEGYERGYYTGVCGWFDGKNVDSCVMIRFIEKEGDQLYFKSGGGITHMSKLEDEYQEMKNKIYVPIH
- a CDS encoding aminotransferase class IV, which encodes MSQFIESIKVEDKEIFLLELHQKRVNQTFSNFGKEGSIDLAKIYKNLQHDEDGLFKLRISYDLDKRIRTQMIPYAIPEIHDFQLVENNSFDYSFKFEDRKELDKMKMKSKAEEIIIVKNNHITDTSFSNILFLKGKEWFTPTTYLLNGVQRQHLLKQKKIKEAEITLQNIKQFSHFQIINALNDFDDMFIYPIDRIINLPGSEEYLDL
- the menD gene encoding 2-succinyl-5-enolpyruvyl-6-hydroxy-3-cyclohexene-1-carboxylic-acid synthase, with product MKKYSSKRSIQILAHLLQQYGIADIVISPGSRNAPLAIHFSEVDSFNCYSIVDERSAAFVAMGMAKSEKKPAAITCTSGSAVVNYYPAITEAFYQNIPLLVLTADRPTDFIDIFDGQTIRQKDVFHQHSYGDFQLLEDSKENAEDINFDTIKKAIELCFEKQGPVHINIPLEEPLYELVSELPTFPTVEKTIKHKEYEIPSNLIAEWHTSQRIMLLVGTKDYSPELENQLTQLVKNHSVVVLSEANSNLYHEKFFKHIDRYIFNFTEEDYKTYAPDLLITVGQNVVSKKVKQFLRSARPKQHWHLDEVWQPDTYFSLTEKIEVKPEVFFSKLLKFINLEPRPYFNLWDVLRDKKDAKHQQFLNTVEFSDFYFFNKAAQTIPENYNIHFSNSSGIRYAQLFDFGKRKIYCNRGTSGIDGSTSTAMGFAIKNANPTLLITGDLSFFYDINGLWNQYIPPFVRIMIFNNGEGNIFKIIPGPGNANPNTLDEFIATKHRKNAEHLAKHFGFSYIRVEDDLTLDRVLENFFKPDVQPKILEVNTYGKNSADVQKAYFNFMKEN